In Humulus lupulus chromosome 7, drHumLupu1.1, whole genome shotgun sequence, the following are encoded in one genomic region:
- the LOC133791485 gene encoding secreted RxLR effector protein 161-like, with the protein MKDAKITKQPITHQFQQSKNQSSISKEDIEYMNNIPYSNAVGSITYLMVCTRPDLAHVMSVLSKYMASPGKEYWQAMKWTLRYLASTAKVGLIYKRKHSITDLEGYCDADNAGDRDSKRSISVYFFLIGGNCVSWKVQIQPVVALSTTESEYIAVTEVIKEALWLRGLLEEVIGYKKTPTMYSDSRSCMHLCKNLVFHDRTKHVEIKYHFIRDKITEGHVSILKVPTEENPADMGTKVVTLHKFKLCMNLLGVDYGG; encoded by the coding sequence ATGAAAGATGCCAAGATTACTAAGCAACCTATAACTCATCAATTTCAGCAGTCAAAGAATCAAAGTTCAATTTCAAAGGAAGACATTGAGTACATGAACAATATACCATATTCTAATGCAGTTGGGTCAATTACGTACCTAATGGTCTGTACTCGACCTGACTTAGCACATGTTATGAGTGTACTTAGTAAGTATATGGCTAGCCCAGGAAAAGAATATTGGCAGGCTATGAAGTGGACTCTTAGATACCTAGCAAGCACTGCTAAGGTTGGTCtgatctacaaaagaaaacattCAATTACAGATTTGGAAGGATACTGTGATGCAGACAATGCAGGGGACAGAGACAGCAAGAGATCGATTTCAGTTTATTTCTTTCTAATTGGAGGTAATTGTGTAAGTTGGAAGGTTCAAATACAACCTGTGGTTGCTCTATCTACAACTGAATCTGAATACATAGCAGTGACAGAGGTTATTAAGGAAGCACTTTGGCTAAGAGGATTACTAGAAGAAGTAATTGGGTACAAGAAGACTCCTACAATGTACTCGGACAGCCGTAGTTGTATGCACTTGTGTAAAAATCTTGTCTTTCATGACAGGACCAAACATGTGGagataaaataccattttataagAGACAAGATAACTGAAGGACATGTTTCTATTCTAAAGGTTCCTACAGAAGAGAACCCAGCAGATATGGGTACTAAGGTAGTAACTCTACACAAATTCAAGCTTTGCATGAATTTGCTGGGAGTAGACTATGGAGGATAA
- the LOC133789499 gene encoding sister-chromatid cohesion protein 3-like, which yields MSRHQLLPDDDLGPLYDLLIDEPPEIRHAIGALVYDHLIAPKFNSSQSGEGSNSSEVHLGRMLQILREFSTDQILSNYVIDDVWEYMKAMKDWKCIISMLLDENPLVELTDEDGTNLVRLLSASVK from the exons ATGTCAAG ACATCAACTTCTACCTGATGATGATTTGGGTCCATTATACGACTTGCTTATTGACGAGCCGCCAGAAATCAGGCATGCCATCGGAGCATTAGTGTATGATCACTTGATTGCCCCAAAGTTTAATAGCTCCCAATCTG GTGAAGGAAGCAACTCTTCTGAGGTCCATCTGGGCAGAATGTTGCAGATACTGAGAGAATTCTCCACTGATCAAATTCTAAGCAATTACGTGATTGATGATGTTTGGGAGTACATGAAGGCCATGAAG GACTGGAAGTGTATTATATCTATGCTTTTGGATGAAAATCCTTTAGTTGAGCTTACTGATGAGGATGGAACCAACTTAGTACGACTTCTTAGTGCATCTGTCAAATAG